Below is a window of Campylobacter canadensis DNA.
CAAATAGCAAAATTTAGCGCTAAACTTGAAGAAAACGCAAAAAAAATTGCAAGCGTAAAAACAGAAAAAGAATCTAGCGCACTTAGATTAGAAGATGAAATTGCAAGAGAGCAACTTGATAGTTTAAATAGCGATATTGAAAGATTTGAAAAACAACAAGCAAGCAAAAAAGATGAAATAAAAGAAGTAGAAGCAAAAATTAAAAGCTTAGAAACAGATTTTAGCAAGGCTCAACTTGAAGAAGAAGAAAAGCTAAATGAAATAGAAAAACAAAGAAGTGTGATTTATACAGAAAAAGAAAATCTAACTTCAAACATTGATAAAAAAGTTTTAGGCTTTTATGAAAAAATTAGAAAATGGGCAAGAAATAGTGCAGTTGTTCCTGTAAAAAAACAAGCTTGTTATGGTTGTTTTATGCAATTAAATTCTAAAGTATTTTCACAAGTTGTAAAGGGCGATGAGATTATTAACTGCCCACATTGTGGAAGAATTTTATACTATGAAGCATAAAAGCTTTGTATGTATTTTATTTATATTTTATTAAATATTTTTCTTTACTTTTTATGCTTAATTGCTTTGCCTTTTTTAAGCTTAAAAAGTAAGTACAATAAATTTTATTTAAAATTATTTCCACTTAAGTTAGCAAAAAAGGCTGATATTCATTTTCATTACGCATCTTTTGGAGAAATTAACGCTTTAAGTCCTTTAATTAAAGAGCTAAAAAAACAAGGTTATACGGTATTATTAACTTGTGCTAGCAAAACAGGCTATGAAGCAGGAAAAAAAATTGATGATAATTGCTTTTTTTTGCCTTTTGAAATTTTATTATTCTTTTGGCTTAAAAAAGCAAAAAAACTTGTAGTTTTTGAAGCAGAACTTTGGCTTATTTTAAGTAGAATTTATAAAAATTCTTGTATTTTATTAAATGCAAGAATTAGCAAAAAAAGTTTTAGAAAATACTATAGATTCAAATTTTTATATGAAAAAATTTTTGAAAATTATACAATGATTTATGCGCAAAGCAACAGCGATGCAAGAAGGTTAAAAAAACTAGGCGCAAAAAATATTAGTGTTTTTACAAATATAAAAATTATTAATCCTATTAAGTTAAAAGAAAAATTGAAAAAAAATAAAGAACTTATAATAATAGCAAGTACTCATAAGGGTGAAGAAGAAATTATTTTAAATAAACTAGATAAGGGATTTTTAAAAAACAAAGCTTTAATAATTGCCCCAAGACATCCAGAGCGTTTTAAACAAGTATATGAATTAATAAAAGATTATGCTAAGAAAAATAATTTAAGCTTTTCTTCTTTTAGTGTAAATAAAGAAGCTTATTTAGAAAAAGATATTTTTTTACTTGATGTTTTAGGTAAATTAGTTGATTTTTACGCAATTAGTGATTATGTAATTTTAGGTGGTTCTTATATTGATAATATTGGTGGACATAATTTTTATGAAGCAGCATATTTTAACAATAAAATTATTAGTGGAAATTATATTTTTAATCAAATTCAAATGTTAAAATATATAAAAAATATAAAAATTAGTGATGATATTGATTTTTCTGATGTAAAAAATGCTTTTATAAAAAGCGATTTTACTTTTGTTGATTTAGTAAATATTGTAAAGGGATAAAATGAAACAAGAAAAAGCTTATAAAATTTTAGCAAAACAAGAAAATATTTCAAACAATGCCGCAAAAGAATTAATTGATTCGGGCTTGGTAATGTATGCAGGAAAAAGGCTAGAAATAGCAAGAGGGTTAATGCCAATAAATGCTACTTTAAAGTTAGCAAAGATTGAAGTGCAAAAGATTTTTGAAGATGAAAATATCTTAGCTATAAATAAACCAATTGGAATTCAAAGCGATATGATAAAAAATAATTATATTTTATTAAATCGTTTAGATAAGGATACAAGCGGTATTGTATTATTTGCAAAAAACGAAGAATTTTACAAAAAAGCCATAGAAGAATACAAAGCATTAAGAGTAAAAAAACTATATTTAGCAATAGTAAGCGGCAAAGTAATTGATGAGATGATTATTGATGATAATATTCTTAGCATTAAAAACAAACAAGCTTTTAGTAAGTTAAGTAATTCTAAAAATTCAAAAGAAGCTTATACAAAGGTGTCTCCGCTTTTGATTGAAGGTAAAAAAAGTTTAGTAAAGGTGCAAATTTTAACAGGAAGAACTCATCAAATAAGAGTGCATTTAAATTCTAAAAATTATGGAATTTTAGGAGATGTAAAATATAGCCGCATCCCATCAAATAGACTTATGCTGCATTGTGCTAGAACTAGTATTTTAAATTACGATTTTAAAAGTGCTATGCCAAATGATTTTTTAAAAGAATTTAATTTAAATGGACTTAATTTAGATTTTATAATTTAATTAGCCAAAAAGGCTAATTATTTTTAAATAAGCTACTATGATTTATAAGCAAATTAGACTTTTTTAAATAAATATATGCTGCATTGAAATATTTTTAGTAAAATGTTTCAATCTAATGTTTATCATAGCCTTTTGGGTATGGTTTTAAAATAGCATTTGAAAGTTTTATTCCAATATCGCTAGTTAGTTTTAAATCTTTTGTAAGTATTTGTCGTTCAGCTATAATGCCATTATCAAGCACAATCACCTCATCGCAAAATAGTTTTACAAGACGCAAATCGTGAGTTATAACTATATATGAAAACTCATTTTGCAAAGACTTAAACATTTTTAAAATCTCAGCTGCCACAACAACATCAAGGCTAGAAGTTGCCTCATCTAAGATTATAATTTTTGGTTTTAAAGCCATAGCTCTTGCTATGCTTAAGCGTTGAAGCATTCCACCACTTAGCATTGAGCATTTTTTATAAAGAATGCTTTCATCTAAACATACCCTTTTAAAAAGCTCTTTTATTTTTTCATCTATCTTTTTATTATTAAAACCAGCATTTACCATAGGCTCGCTTATAGCGTCATACACGCTAAAATCAGGGTTAAATGAAGCACGGGAATCTTGAAAAACAATTTGAATATCTTGTTTTTTACCATCAAATACAACTTCTCCGCTATCCATCTTATAAATCCCTGCAATAATCTTTGCTAAGGTGCTTTTTCCGCTTCCACTAATCCCTAAAACACCAAGACTTTTTCCACTTTTTAAGCTAATGCTTATATTATTTAAGACCTTTTGTTGCTTTTTAGAAAACAAAGCACCACTTTTATAAGAAAAACAAATATTTTTTAATTCAAGCATTAAATTCTCCATACAAAGCAAGATGAGCTTTAATAAGATTTGATGATAAAGAAGTTTTTGGATTTAAAAACAATTTTAAACAATCATTTTGCTCAATAATCTTGCCTTCTTCTATGATATAAACATAATCAGCAAGCCTAGCTACAACACCAAAATCATGAGTAATTAATAAAATTCCCATATTTTTTTCCTGCTTTAATTTTTCTAAAATATCAAGCACTGCAGCTTGAGATAACAAATCTAAATCACTTGTAGGTTCATCAGCTATAATAAAACTTGCATTGCTTAAAAGCGCTATTGCTATCATAACCCTTTGAAGCATTCCACCGCTACATTCATGAGGGTACAAACTAAGGATGTTTTCTTCTAAACCTACGCTATTAAATACATTTTTAATTCTTTCAATATCTTTTTTTAGTCCCCAAGCTTGCAAACTCTCATAAACACAATTTCTTATACTAAAAAGCGGATTAAAAGCTGTGCGTGGGTTTTGCATAATAAAAGCTAATTTATTTTTTAAAGCCTCGCCACTTTTTAAACTAATATTCCCGCTTAATTTAAGATTATTTGCTAAATATCCCATAATTGTAGTAGCTAATAAGCTTTTACCACTTCCGCTTGAGCCAAGCAAGGCTATGATTTTACCTGATGAAACTTTTATATTAATTTCATCAAGCAATTTAATATCACCATAATTTACATTTAAATCTTTTACAATTATTTCATCCATGTGCATCTTCTTTAATATTATTATCAAATTTATCTCTTAAGATATCTCCTAAGATGTTAAAAGCAACGATTACAACGAGCATAGCAATACCAGGATAAAGCACAAGCTCATAATGAGTTAAAATATAATCTTTTGTATCTGCTATCATTATTCCCCACTCGCTTTGCGGTGCTTTTACACCAAGTCCAAGTAAGCTAAGACCTGAAATGTGAAGCATTATATGCCCTATATCAAGGCTTGATAAAACCAAAAGTTGCATTAATATTGGTTTTGCAAAATGTTTTTTAAAAATCCAAAAATTACTAGAACCACAAAGCTTACTAACAAGAACATATTCTGTGTTTTTTAGTTTTAAAACAATACTTCTAATAATCCTTGCATACCAAGCCCAATGTGTCATAGCTATGGCAATGATTACATTAACAAGCCCAGTTCCTAAAATTCCCACAAAAAATAAAGCCAAAACAATAGTAGGAAAACACATAAAAACATCACAAATTCTCATTAGCAAATTATCTAATTTAGCATTTCCAAAACCAGCTATAAAACCAACAATAGTCCCAAGAACTATAATTAAAACAATCGTTGCAAATGTAGATAAAATAGATATTTTAGCTCCAGCTAAAATTCTTGAGAAAATATCTCTTCCTAAATGGTCAGTTCCAAAAATATTTAAAGCACTATTTTGTGCAAATTTATTTGCTAAATCAATTTCATTTGGGTCATAGGGTGTAAAATAAGAGCCAAAAACTGCCACAAACACGATAAAAAAGCATAAAGCGTAAATAAAATACTCAAAATATTTCTTATTCATATTTAATCCTAGGGTCTATTATTACATAAACAATATCTGTAATTAAATTAATCAAAATAAAAACAAAGCACATCATTAAAATAAAAGCTTGAATAACAGGGTAATCACTATTATAAATAGCCCCAACAGCATATCTTCCAACACCAGGATATGCAAAGATATTTTCAATTACCAATGCTCCACCAAAAAGCTCTCCAATATGCATTCCAAATGCTGTTATAAGTGGTAGCAACGAGTTTGTTAAGATATGTTTTATATAAATTTTACTTTTGCTAACTCTACGCATTTTTGCATAAGTTATATATCTTTCATTAGAAGATTCTAAAAAATTTACCCTTATAAATCTAGCATTGATTGCTATTGACATAAAAGATATCGCAAGTGCAGGCATAATTATATGGCTAAATCCGCCTATGCCAAATGGTGGCAACCACCCAAGTTTAACAGAAAAGAAAAGTATAAACAAAAGTCCAAGCCAAAAGTTAGGTGTGCTTACCCCTAAAAACGAAAACGCTCTTACAAAATAATCAAAAAATCTATTTTTATAAATTGCTGAAAGTATCCCAAAAGGAAATGATATAGCAAGTGTTAGCAAAAACGCAAAAGAGGTAAGTTTTAAAGTGTTTATAAGATATTCAAACAAGTCAGGGCCAATCGCTCTATTTGTAAAATAAGAATATCCAAAATCAAATCTTAATGCACCACTAATCCACTTAATATACTGAGAATAAATACTTTCATTAAGCCCTAGCATTATTCTAGCATTATTAATAGCTTCATCAGTTGGTGCTATGCCGCTTACATATAAGTAATTTAAAACCGCATCAGTTCCATTTAATCTAAGCAATAAAAAAATAAAAATAGATGCTAAAAATAAACACAAAATTGCATACAAAATACGCTTAATTATAAATTTAGCCATCTTATTTCTCAAACTCTATATCATCAAAAGGAATAGCGTATTTTAAAATACTACTTTTATATCCTTTTATTTTTGGACTTGCAACACCTTTGTTTGTAGTATAAACAATAGGTATATAAACTGCTTCATCATGAAGTATTGTTAAAATCTCTTTTGCAAGTTTTATTTTTTCTTCATTGTCCATAGTTTGAGCAATTTTTTCTATATTGCTATCAATTAAAGCTTTTTGTTTAAGACCTTTTTGAGCCATATAATCAGCATGAGATGGAGCAATCATAGAAGCCATAAAAATTTCAGGCTCATACGGAGCTCCCCAAGTTTCATTAAAGGTCATATCAAATTCGCCTGTTCTTTGGCGTTTATAAAATATAGTGCTTTCATCTGCATTTAAAATAAGATTAATTCCAATTTGTCTAAGTTGCGACTGCATAACCTCAGCTATTGCTTTATGCTCTGCATTAGTTCCAATAAATGATAATCTTATTTCAAGTGGCTTATTATCTTTATAAAGCATTTTGTCTTTTCCTAGTTTATAGCCATTATCAATTAGCATTTTTTGAGCTTTTTTTGGATTATATTCATATGCTTTTCTATCAATTTTCCCATTTGGCACATTTTCAGGATAGAAAAAATCAGCTCTTTTTTGAGTTCCATAAAATACATATTTACTAATAGCATCTTTATCAATAGCCATATTTAAAGCTTTTCTAAGCTTTATATCTTTAGTAACATTTGCACCTGTATTTAAAGCAATTAAAACCGTACTAAGTGGTTCTGAAATAATTGTTTTAAATTCTGTATCTTTAAAATTTACAAAATCTTCTAAACCAATAGCTCCCATACCATAAACATAATCAATTTCGCCTGTTTTAAGAGCTATAACTCTAGTACTAGGATCAGGAATTACCTTGCATAAAATATCATCTACCTTAGCTTTTTCTCCCCAATAATTTTCATTTTTCTTAAATTTATCATAAACTCCAAGCTTTGTATCAACAAAAATCCATTTACCTGTTCCAATAGCAGCTTTTATACCGTCTTTTGTATTGCCATCAATCATAGCACTTGGAGCTATAAATCTAAATGGTCTTATAAGGCTAAGCTCTCTAAGTGTTGGCTCATAAATATGCTTTAAGTGAATTTTTACAGTGTAATCATCAACCACTTCAAGTCTATCAAAGGCTCTTACAAGTGCGAAAGAAATATGCCTTTGTTTATTTGCAAAAATAGCATCAAAATTTGCTTTTACAGCATTTGCGTTAAAGTCTTCGCCATTTGAAAACTTCACGCCTTTTCTTAAATAAAATGTATAAACTAAGCCATCTTTGCTAATATCCCAAGAAGTAGCAAGTGCGGGTATGATTTTGTTATCTTCTGAATAAGCTACAAAACCTTCATATACCATATTTTGAGCAAACATTTCATTAGGAGAATATAAATGTGGATTTAATTCTCCTACATTTTTTTGTGTTGCAAATTTTAATTCGCTTGCATTTAATAATGCAAATATTAAATTTAATAAAACCAAAACTTTTTTCATTTTTTAACCTTTATATTTTCAAATGGCACTCTATAGCCAATAATACTTCCTTTTACATCATCAAATTTTGAACTTACAATACCTTTATTTGTGTTAAATACAATAGGTATATAAATTGCTTCATCATGCAGTATTTCTAATACTTCTTTTACTAATTTTGCTTTTTCTTTGCTATTTGTAGATGAACTAATTTTATCAATATTGCTATCAATTAATGCTTTTTCTTTAATTCCACTTTGAGCTACAAAATCTGCGTGTGCTGGCACTTTAAATGAAGCCATAAAAATTTCAGGTTCATACGGAGCTCCCCAAGTAGAATGAAAAATCATATCAAATTCAGCTGTTTTTTGACGCTTATAAAAAGTACTCATCTCATCAGCGTGAAGAGTTAATTTAATACCTGTTTTTTTAAGTTGAGCTTGAATAACTTCTGCTATTGCTTTTTGTTCTGCATCGCTTCCTATGTAAAATAAATTTAATTCAAGTATTTTTCCATCTTTTTCAAAGATTTTATTTTTATTTAATTTATACCCGCTATCGCTTAATAATTTTTGAGCTTGTTTTATATTAAAATCATAAGGCTTTTTATTTATCTTAGCATTTGGTACATCATCAGGATAGAAAAAATCCGCCTTAGGTTGAGTTTTATAATAAACATATTTACTAATAGCATCTTTATCAATAGCCATATTTAAAGCTATTCTTACATTTTTATCTTTTGTAAAACCTGAACTTGAATTTAATGCGATTAAAGTTGTATTTATTGGTTTTGTTACAATTATTTTAAAATTTTTATCGTATTTAAAGTCTTCAAAAGAATCCAAACTTACAGTTGAGTTAAGATATGATGGATTTCCATAGACATAATCAACTTCTCCTGTTTTTAAAGCTATTACTCTAGTATTTGCATCAGGAATTACCTTGCATAATATTTCATCTAAAAATGGCTTTTTGCCCCAATAATTTTCATTTCTTACAAATCTATCAAATTCACCAAGTTTTGTATCAACAAAAACCCACTTACCTGTGCCAATAGCATTTGTGTTATTTTGCAATGAGCTTAAAGACTGAAATCTATAAGGTCTTACAAGGCTTAATTCTCTTAAAGTTGGTTCGTAGCTAT
It encodes the following:
- a CDS encoding ABC transporter ATP-binding protein; the encoded protein is MDEIIVKDLNVNYGDIKLLDEINIKVSSGKIIALLGSSGSGKSLLATTIMGYLANNLKLSGNISLKSGEALKNKLAFIMQNPRTAFNPLFSIRNCVYESLQAWGLKKDIERIKNVFNSVGLEENILSLYPHECSGGMLQRVMIAIALLSNASFIIADEPTSDLDLLSQAAVLDILEKLKQEKNMGILLITHDFGVVARLADYVYIIEEGKIIEQNDCLKLFLNPKTSLSSNLIKAHLALYGEFNA
- the nikC gene encoding nickel ABC transporter permease subunit NikC, whose amino-acid sequence is MNKKYFEYFIYALCFFIVFVAVFGSYFTPYDPNEIDLANKFAQNSALNIFGTDHLGRDIFSRILAGAKISILSTFATIVLIIVLGTIVGFIAGFGNAKLDNLLMRICDVFMCFPTIVLALFFVGILGTGLVNVIIAIAMTHWAWYARIIRSIVLKLKNTEYVLVSKLCGSSNFWIFKKHFAKPILMQLLVLSSLDIGHIMLHISGLSLLGLGVKAPQSEWGIMIADTKDYILTHYELVLYPGIAMLVVIVAFNILGDILRDKFDNNIKEDAHG
- a CDS encoding ABC transporter permease subunit, encoding MAKFIIKRILYAILCLFLASIFIFLLLRLNGTDAVLNYLYVSGIAPTDEAINNARIMLGLNESIYSQYIKWISGALRFDFGYSYFTNRAIGPDLFEYLINTLKLTSFAFLLTLAISFPFGILSAIYKNRFFDYFVRAFSFLGVSTPNFWLGLLFILFFSVKLGWLPPFGIGGFSHIIMPALAISFMSIAINARFIRVNFLESSNERYITYAKMRRVSKSKIYIKHILTNSLLPLITAFGMHIGELFGGALVIENIFAYPGVGRYAVGAIYNSDYPVIQAFILMMCFVFILINLITDIVYVIIDPRIKYE
- a CDS encoding pseudouridine synthase family protein, which translates into the protein MKQEKAYKILAKQENISNNAAKELIDSGLVMYAGKRLEIARGLMPINATLKLAKIEVQKIFEDENILAINKPIGIQSDMIKNNYILLNRLDKDTSGIVLFAKNEEFYKKAIEEYKALRVKKLYLAIVSGKVIDEMIIDDNILSIKNKQAFSKLSNSKNSKEAYTKVSPLLIEGKKSLVKVQILTGRTHQIRVHLNSKNYGILGDVKYSRIPSNRLMLHCARTSILNYDFKSAMPNDFLKEFNLNGLNLDFII
- a CDS encoding zinc ribbon domain-containing protein; the protein is MNKHLSQLVELVKIDSKIDSFLPEIEKAKKNSEQIKHDLEHSKKIIEKIKTSIKEINESKVKTDNQIAKFSAKLEENAKKIASVKTEKESSALRLEDEIAREQLDSLNSDIERFEKQQASKKDEIKEVEAKIKSLETDFSKAQLEEEEKLNEIEKQRSVIYTEKENLTSNIDKKVLGFYEKIRKWARNSAVVPVKKQACYGCFMQLNSKVFSQVVKGDEIINCPHCGRILYYEA
- the nikA gene encoding nickel ABC transporter substrate-binding protein, translated to MKKIIFLFTIFLFTLNSYELKYAIPNNVGDLNPHRYSGEMFAQDMVFEGLVDFSEDSKIIPALATSWDISKDGLVYTFYLRKGVKFSNGEDFNANVVKANFDALLKDKNTHSWSAFMNALKEVKIVNDYTVKIYLSHSYEPTLRELSLVRPYRFQSLSSLQNNTNAIGTGKWVFVDTKLGEFDRFVRNENYWGKKPFLDEILCKVIPDANTRVIALKTGEVDYVYGNPSYLNSTVSLDSFEDFKYDKNFKIIVTKPINTTLIALNSSSGFTKDKNVRIALNMAIDKDAISKYVYYKTQPKADFFYPDDVPNAKINKKPYDFNIKQAQKLLSDSGYKLNKNKIFEKDGKILELNLFYIGSDAEQKAIAEVIQAQLKKTGIKLTLHADEMSTFYKRQKTAEFDMIFHSTWGAPYEPEIFMASFKVPAHADFVAQSGIKEKALIDSNIDKISSSTNSKEKAKLVKEVLEILHDEAIYIPIVFNTNKGIVSSKFDDVKGSIIGYRVPFENIKVKK
- a CDS encoding ABC transporter ATP-binding protein, whose protein sequence is MLELKNICFSYKSGALFSKKQQKVLNNISISLKSGKSLGVLGISGSGKSTLAKIIAGIYKMDSGEVVFDGKKQDIQIVFQDSRASFNPDFSVYDAISEPMVNAGFNNKKIDEKIKELFKRVCLDESILYKKCSMLSGGMLQRLSIARAMALKPKIIILDEATSSLDVVVAAEILKMFKSLQNEFSYIVITHDLRLVKLFCDEVIVLDNGIIAERQILTKDLKLTSDIGIKLSNAILKPYPKGYDKH
- the nikA gene encoding nickel ABC transporter substrate-binding protein encodes the protein MKKVLVLLNLIFALLNASELKFATQKNVGELNPHLYSPNEMFAQNMVYEGFVAYSEDNKIIPALATSWDISKDGLVYTFYLRKGVKFSNGEDFNANAVKANFDAIFANKQRHISFALVRAFDRLEVVDDYTVKIHLKHIYEPTLRELSLIRPFRFIAPSAMIDGNTKDGIKAAIGTGKWIFVDTKLGVYDKFKKNENYWGEKAKVDDILCKVIPDPSTRVIALKTGEIDYVYGMGAIGLEDFVNFKDTEFKTIISEPLSTVLIALNTGANVTKDIKLRKALNMAIDKDAISKYVFYGTQKRADFFYPENVPNGKIDRKAYEYNPKKAQKMLIDNGYKLGKDKMLYKDNKPLEIRLSFIGTNAEHKAIAEVMQSQLRQIGINLILNADESTIFYKRQRTGEFDMTFNETWGAPYEPEIFMASMIAPSHADYMAQKGLKQKALIDSNIEKIAQTMDNEEKIKLAKEILTILHDEAVYIPIVYTTNKGVASPKIKGYKSSILKYAIPFDDIEFEK
- a CDS encoding glycosyltransferase N-terminal domain-containing protein translates to MYFIYILLNIFLYFLCLIALPFLSLKSKYNKFYLKLFPLKLAKKADIHFHYASFGEINALSPLIKELKKQGYTVLLTCASKTGYEAGKKIDDNCFFLPFEILLFFWLKKAKKLVVFEAELWLILSRIYKNSCILLNARISKKSFRKYYRFKFLYEKIFENYTMIYAQSNSDARRLKKLGAKNISVFTNIKIINPIKLKEKLKKNKELIIIASTHKGEEEIILNKLDKGFLKNKALIIAPRHPERFKQVYELIKDYAKKNNLSFSSFSVNKEAYLEKDIFLLDVLGKLVDFYAISDYVILGGSYIDNIGGHNFYEAAYFNNKIISGNYIFNQIQMLKYIKNIKISDDIDFSDVKNAFIKSDFTFVDLVNIVKG